The following is a genomic window from Bacteroidota bacterium.
GGTGATTGGAATCAATGGAAACAATACTTGAATCACCGGAAGCAATAATGTCCTGGATCGTTAACGACGAATGTATCAATGGCGCTGCAACATCAGGATTCCAGGTGCTGGCCGCTATTTTGTCGTAATCAAAATCATTGTCCTTAATACATGATTGTATCGTCAGCGATACAATTAGCAAGGTGAATAGTAATAGTTTTTTTTGCGTGGTCATTTTGTTTGATTTTTATATTTTAGGATTGGATCTATTCGCTATATACATAAAGTACACCATTCGAATCTGAGATCACTATGTATGATTTAGCTGTGTTATCATCGCTTGTCATCAGACTGAAATCTGAATTTCCCCAGATCGGGTATCCTTCTGCAATAGAGGCTTCGGTAGATAACAGGTAAAATTTATTCTTTGATCTGTCAATAATTCCGGCTCTTCCCGGAAAGTTAATTTGATCGACAAATTTCAGATCTTTTGCGCCATTAATTTCTGAAGTGAATTTTAAATCACCACTTTCATAAGAATATAGTTTGTTGGAGATCAGAAAAGCAATTTCGTCATCCAATTTGTTTCCGATTACAATTATGTCTGAGATGTTTTCTGATAAGTTCAGGGAGATCAAATCAGTTGTGTTTGCCGGATTGATACTATATACTTTGCCGGAAATGTCAGTTGTAAATATTGTGGATTTTTTTCCTGAATCAGAATACGCTACGACAGATTTTGCAATTGGATTGTCTAATGATTTTAATCGTACAATTTTGCCTTTTCTGTCGATGATATATTGTGAATTATTCCCGTAAGCATAAATGAAATCATTGTTGTTAAATCGGAATGGAATAAAATCTCTGTCTATACCGTATGTTGCTTGTCTGGTATTCCATTGTGGTAAAGGTTTTCCACTGATCTCATATGCGTATATCGAACCATTTTGACAGGCTACATAGATTTCATACTTTTTGTGTCCGTCGAAATCTTTCAGCAAACAACCATTAGTTGCTGCTGCAGGAAGCCGGATTGGGAAATTACTTATTGAATCACCGTTTGTGTCGATCAGATATAATTTATTTATTGTATTGAAGACCATCTGGCATTCGCCATTATTATATTGGTCCATAAAATAGATGGTGCTCAATATTTTTTCACCGATACGTTTTTTCCAAAGTAGTCGTCCGGCATCATTATAGAAATTCAAATTAAGTTCATTATCCTGAATGGCAATAAATTTATTTTCTCCGTTTACTATTACAAATGGTGGAGTAGCAGGTGTAGTGTCAAGTTGAGACGACCAAAGTAAATGAATTTCTTTTTTTATTTTTCCTGAGAAGTCGATCCGCCCTGTTGAACTTGTCATGCCGTTTTTTGCCGAAGCCGAAATGGCAAGCGACTGTACACTTTTTTTAATAATTCCATCATTGATAAGTTTCATGGAAATATCTTCATTCGAAATTGATCTCAGAATATTGGTGCCTCTTTGAAAATTAAAATAAACATTCAATTGACCATTCAGAATAGAATTGTTTTTATGCGAAATAAAATCAGATTCATTCTCCAGAAGTTTTTTGTCCTCAAAATCATCGATCAGACTTTTTAATATTGATGGATTATTTGCAAAGACAACAAAATCTCTGACAGTTGTGTAGTACGATTGCTCAATATCGATAAATATATTTCCGTAAAATAATGGAACAATTGAATTCAGGCTGAAGTTGCTGATCGTATGTGAACGGTATTTTTCATTGCCCTTGTTTTTACCCACAGCAATTTGAATCTTTTCAAGCGATTGTATTGCATCGCCGGTATTCTCAGTTCTGATCAGTGCATACGTATTATTAACCAGGTCCATACTTCCCGGTTCTGTAATGGCTAGTGCAATTTCTTTCTTGTTCCAGCTCGTCATTAACTTTCCAAGATTAAAATTGTACTTTTTATTCAGACTGTCAATATAATTCGATGCACTGCTTTGGTTAATAAAGAAATGTCCATTCGCACGGAGTTTATTTAATGTTTGTTCTATATTCGGAACACAGAAGTCAATAAGCACTGCAGTTCTTGCAGGCAGAACAGAAGCGCAGATAGAATTTGATGCAGATTGATTTTGCAATGAAGAAAAAAGGTCAGTTGTATCATACGATGAACTAAGACCTTTAAATGAAATGGAATTGCTTTCAGGTTTAAAAGAAAATCGTGTCCATCGGCCAATGTTATTTATGGCATCCATAAATCCTGAACGATCAGAATTAATATACCCGGTGAGCATATCGTGTAATCCGAAATGATTTACAAAAAGTAATATGGATTCATCGGCACCGAACTTTGTTCCGGTTTTAGTGAATGTTTTAGTTTTATTGAATGAAACTCCTGATTTCAATTGTCTGATCGCATCTTCAACTAAAAAAGAAGTCCTGCTGAAAATAAATACACCTTTTGATATTGCATATGTGAAGTAGCTTTCATTATTCTTTGTCAGTTCGTGAATTCTTACATCTTCATATACACGTTCCTCTTTGGTGTAAATCTTGTCTGTCAGATCTTCGATGATCGTATTCAGATTGTTTGCAGATTTTCCCCTGGGTAAATTGCAGGTATATAAGAGATCAAAATCTGTAGCCTTTACCGGATGAGCAGAAATAAACAACTTTTGTTCGTTCCAGATCGTTGCAGAAAGTTCATCTGTTTTTGAAACTGAATCGAGCCAATGAATACTTTTTTTTATTACTCCAAATGAAGAATCATTACTTAATGTTTTAAAGAAATCAGTCTTTGAGATTTGGTCAACTCCTGATTTAGGATTTTTTAATTCCAAAAACCAGGCTGCGTCAGTTGGGATGGCATCAATCGGATTACTATGTAATACAGCATATTTCTGTGAATAATAGTATCCCGTAGCTGCCAGAATCAGTACGACAAGCGCAATAATCGAACTAATAACAATTCTCTTCATAAGAACTGCAAATTACAACTAAGAACGGGTGGTTTTAGAGAGGTAGCAATGATCTTATAACGATTCATTGTTGAATTCAAGTGATAGTTGTGTTGGGAGCATCCTGAAAGTTAATCTGTGAAAAGGGGACAATCCATATTCTGAGATGGCAGTCCTGTGAGTCAATGTGCCATAACCTTTATTTGTATTCCAGCTGTAGTGTGGATAACTCAAATGCAATTCATTCATGTAATCATCCCTATAAGTCTTGGCTAAGATGGAAGCAGCAGCAATAGAAGCATAGATCCCGTCACCGCCTATAATACACGCATGCTCGGTGTTGGGATATTTCTTAAACCTGTTTCCATCAATCAGTAGAAATTCAGGGGGATGTTTCAATTTTGATACTGCCCGGTGCATGGCCAGAAAAGATGCATTGAGAATGTTGATCCTGTCTACTTCCTCATGAGTTGCAAAAGCATATGCAAAATCAATCGCTTCTTTTTCAATAATTGGACGTAATAAATTTCTTTGTGATTCAGTCAATTGTTTCGAATCATTCAGTAGCGGATGATAAAAATCAATAGGAAGTATAACTGCTGCTGCATAAACAGGTCCCGCCAGACATCCACGACCTGCTTCATCGCAGCCTGTTTCAAGTAAATGTTTCTGGTGGAATTGTTTTAACATGTGAAATTATTCGAATCTAAAGTACTCATTCTTTTATCCGATTTTCACAGCGAGTCAATAGTTTTTTCAACAGAATCCCAAAGCTGTTTTGCTGTTTTATCCCATGAAAAATCAGCTTGTCTTTTCAATCCGGCATCGATCAGTTTTATTCTCAACTGGTCATCGGATGCGATCCTGATCATTGCACCAGAAATTGATTTAACCGAAAAAGGGTCGCAGAGTAAAGCCGCATTTCCTGCAATTTCAGGCATGGATGTAACATTGGAAGTGATAACAGGAACTCCTGATCGCATCGCTTCTACAATTGGAATCCCAAATCCTTCAAAGGTGGATACGTACGTCATTGCCAACGCACCGGCAGTGATCCTGCAAAGTTCTTCAAAAGAAACCCTGCCTGTAAAGATTACATCCGGTTTATTCTCCATCTTCTGCAGTGTTGTTTCCATTTCATCGGTCCACCAACGTTTCGCTCCTGCTAAAACCATTTTTACCGGCAACGACTTTGACTTTTTAAATTCATCAAAGGCATTCAGCATGTTCGAAATATTTTTCCTTTGATGCAATGAACCAACAAATAGAAAATAAGGCTGACCTTGTGTGAATTTATTTCTGATATCCAGAATTTCTGTATCTGATAGTTGTTTGAATTGATCCGACACTCCATTATAAACGATGTCAATCTTTCCCGGATCAATATTGTATTTTTCAATAACATCATTTTTTGTAAAACCTGAGACAGCAGCGATCCTTGCAGCGTTCCGGGCATAAATAGGAAAATAATGTTTGTAAAACAGTCTGTTAAAAACAGGAAGGTCTTCAGGATAATGTTCAAAATTTATATCATGAAATACCGAAAGGGTTTTCACTTTTGACGATACCGAAAGGTATCCGTCAGTGCCAATGAACAGATCTGCTTTCGACTTTTTAAAAGCAGAGGGTAGCGAATGCTCATACCACCAATACCATAAGAGAGGATGCCGGGCAGGGGGTGACACTACAACAGGCTCAACATTTTCTGAGAAAACAAATGATTCGTCGAAAGGCCTGTCGAACATAAATATGAATTGATGCTCTGGATGGTTTTTAACCATTCTCTTCATAGTTTCATAGGTAAAATAACCTATTCCTTCCATTTTTCCTTTCAGAAGCATTCTGGTATTGACAGCGATTCTCATTTTCAGGGGCGAAAATAGCTTTTTTTCATGGTAGGAAGAGAATTAAAATTTCATGTTAATAAATGTGTTTTACTTTTGAGTATTATCGGGCATTTTGGAGGCAAAAAGACTATTTTTGTAAACAATGAAATTCGACGTTCCTGTAAAATTAGAGGTGCTGGCAAAACTGACCGGTAGCCGTGTTCTTGGCGAAAGCCAACTTCTCGTAAGTGGTATTAATGAAATTCATAAAGTTGAATCAGGTGATATCACCTTTGTGGATCATCCCAAATATTATGATAAAGCGTTGCAATCTGCTGCTTCATTTGTGATCATAAACAAGGAAGTAAATATCCCTGAAGGAAAAGGTTTGCTTTATGCAGAAGACCCTTTTTCTGCCTATGTAACTATTGTAAAGAAATTCAGGACCTTTGAACAGTCAACTTCATCTATAAGCACCACTTCAGAAGTTGGATTAGGAACTATAATTCAACCCGGAGTTTTCATCGGACATCATGTCAAGATCGGAAAAAACTGTCTGATCCATGCAAACGTTTGTATTTATGATCATACAGTAATCGGGGATGATGTCATAATTCATTCCGGCTCTGTTATCGGGTCCGATGCATTCTATTTCAAGCGTCGTCCGGAAGGATATGATAAAATGGTTTCTTGCGGGAGGGTGATCATTGGAAATAAAGTTGAGATCGGTGCATCATGTACGATCGACAAAGGAGTATCCGGTGATACGATAATCGGAGAAGGTACAAAGATGGACAATCAGGTTCATGTTGGTCATGATACTGTTATAGGAAAGAATTGTTTATTCGCTGCTCAGGTTGGAATTGCCGGTGTAGTCACTATTGAAGATGATGTTATTCTCTGGGGCCAGGTTGGTGTTCAGAAAGACCTGACGATCGGAAAAGGTGCTGTTGTATTAGGTCAGTCCGGAATACCTAAATCGCTGGAAGGTGGAAAAACATATTTCGGCAGTCCAACGCAGGAAGCGCGGGAAAAAATGCGTGAACTCGCTTTTGTAAAACAACTGCCGGAGTTAATTGAAAAACTTAAAAAATAATTAGTTGTCTGTTGAAAAAAATATCTCTGCTGTGCCTTCAGTCCAGGACGTAAACGCCGAATTACAGGCTAAGAAATTGCAATTGCACTGGCTTTTACAAATTACTAAAGCGATCAATTACAATTTTTCTACAAAGCAATTATTCGATGTATACGAACATGTATTGAGAAGTCAGTTGAAAGTGGAAAAACTTGCACTGCTGATTCATGATCAGCATTGGAGGTGTTCGTTGTTATATGGGACAGATAAAAATTTCGAGGATATCGATCTTACCAAGATCATTGGGGAATTAAACAAGCTGCATAATCTGGAAATGGAGCAGGAGTTATGGATCAGTACATTTGAGACCATACTGCCTGTTTATCATAAAGATCAGTTAATTGCTTATGCACTCGTTGGTGGATTGGGAAATAGTGTGATTCCGAAAAGGAATGAATTGATTCCATTCATACATACGATTACAAATCTGATCGTCGTAGCAATTGAAAACAATACAATAGCAAATGAAAAAATACGTCAGGCCGGAATCAGGAAAGAACTGGAACTTGCGGCTCAGATGCAATCATTACTTTTCCCTACAAAATTACCACGGGTAAAAGAGTATGAAGTTCATGCTACCTATCTTCCGCATCAGGAAGTTGGTGGTGATTACTATGATTTTATTCCGGTCTCTGAAAATGAATTTATTTTTTGCATGGCCGATGTAAGCGGTAAAGGTATTCCTGCTGCATTGCTGATGTCGAATTTCCAGGCGAATCTTCATGCATTACTTCCACACATGGATTCGTTGTCGGAATTAGTGAGTCTCTTGAATGCAAAAGTTTTTCAAAGTGCAAAAGGCGAGAAGTTCATTACGTTTTTTATCGGTCGTTATCATGCGCTCACAAGTGAATTGCATTATGTGAATGCCGGCCATAATCCGCCATTTCTTATCCATGAAAAAGTAGTGTACATGCTCAATGAAGGTAGCACCGGATTGGGTATGTTTGAAAGTTTACCTTTTATTAACTCCGGAAAAGTTTTTATTCCACCCAATGCTATGCTCCATTGTTATACCGATGGTGTAACGGATGTTGAGAACGATGCAGGAATGGAATTCGGAATGGATCGGTTAAGGGGTTTTTTGACTTCCAAAAATCAGTTGCATGATATGGAAGAATTGCACAGACAGCTTATAGCGTCACTTTCATCTTTTCGTCAAAGCAAAAATTATACGGATGATATTACATTGCTGAGTTGCTGGTTCAAGAACCTGAGTACGTAATCAGACGATATCAATTAAAATAAAACACTAAGATCACTCAGTTTTTAGCACAAGTGCACAAGTGATGCTTTTTCATAAGTGCTCTTGTGACAAATTTAGTGAACTTAGTGTTAATTTTTTTTTAAACAATCTTCTCAGGATCTTCCTTCGAGTGATAAACATCCAAAGCAACAATCATCGCCACAAATGCCCAGACAGGGACGGCTAGTTTATCGGTATCAAGAAAATTATTCAATGTTCCATGAATGAAATAAGTAAGAAGACCTATCAATATTGCAAGTGCAAATTTTCTTGTATGAGTATTTTTTGCTTTTGAATAGATTATTGTACCGGTATAAATGATCGTCCCGACAAGAATAAGAATGAAAGTAAGTCCCGGAACTCCCTGTTCAGCCAACGGACCGATATACTCACTATGCGCATTTCCCATATCACCGGCGTTTGTGGAGATAATTGTCATCTCATCAGATTTCTGGAATGGTGCGTAGTTAAATTGATAAGTTCCCGGTCCCCAGCCCATGACCGGTCTTTCTTCCCACATTCGTAAAGCGCTGTTCCATCGGTTTATCCTTTCCAGGTTCGATGCATCTGTGGAGATATTTGAAATTGATTTTATGTGTTTGTTAAAATCAGTTGCAGAGTCCTGACGATTTTTTTCAAGTTTCATAAAAAGGTCGTCCTTCACACTGAAGAAAACCACCAATGCTGCTACACCTGCAATAAGAACGTTCTTGAATTTGATCCGGAAAACAAAAATGAAATATAAGATAATTACCAGAACAAGACTCAACCATGCTGCGCGGGTATAACTTAAAATTACACCTATGAAGAGCACCCAGAAAGCCATTGAAGAAAGAACCCGTTCGCGGAGCAGACTTGTTTTGTCGCGCCAGAGAAATATTACCGGTGGAATGAATAGCGCAAGTACAGCTGCATAGGCAGTATGGTCATTGTAAAAAGGGATCATTACCCAATGCGCTGCTTTTTGTGTCCATTCATTTTCTCCATGTCTGATGATAGTATAGATCACTACACAACATAAGGAGAACAGATAAACCCAGATGAATCTTTTAATATTCTTTTTGTCTCTGAAAAGTTGTGTTCCCAGAAAATAGAAAGGCACAATAAACCATAACTGTGAGATCATGTGCTTTAAACTTACCAAAGGATAAGAGCTGGTGATGGTAGTGATGAACATCCATCCAAGAACAAAATACAATGCAATGGAAACAGGATGATTTAATACGCGCTTGTCGAATTTACCTTCAAAAATAAATTTGAAAATAAAAAGCAGCAATACTCCAAACATCAGCGGTTCAGTAGGCATACTTAATGCCGGTCCGTGGCTTTTGTCATTTAAGGTAATTGCAAAAGGTGTAGCAAATGCAATAACATAAAGTATTGTGTCTAGAGAAAAAATAGCCAGGTATGCAAGTCCTAAAACTAATGGCGCAGCAGCAAACCAATACATTTCTTTTGCAATGAAGTAACAAGTTACTCCAAGAAAAAGGATGATCAGTGCATAAAACCCACGCAATTCAATTTTGTTCAACACGATCTATGCAGCTTTATTAAATTCCCGGTTTGAGTAAAATACAAGAATGATGATAAATGCCATTAACAAAGATGAACCAACAGAAACCAAAACGATAAGCCATCTGATAGGATAAGCTTTTTTGTCTGAAGGCTGAGGTGGAGTCACAACATTTGCATAGGTTAAATTTTTTGTCACATCGCGTAAAGCATTTTCATAAACAAGTTTCAGGTCATTGTATGTTCCTCTGACTCTCCAGAGATGCTCATTGTATGCATTAACCTCTGATCCTTTTTCTTTTAATGATTCAAGAATTGCTTTTGATTCAATAGCTGCTTTTGAGTTTGGCTGATTTAAGCTTCTCAGATACGCTCTTGAAGCTTCTTTAGCTTGCGTTTTGTAGTCGAGAATATTGTACTTTATCTGCAGGTCGTGCAAAGCAGCTTCCATAGAATCCATTTCTGCTTGTTTAGCGTCCATTTGATTTTTAGAAATGATAACTACTTCTTTCGATTTTTCTGATTGCAACTCTCTTGCTTTCTGATTGAAGTATACGATGATTGAATCCGCCATCTGAGATGCTTTCAATGGATCAGTATCGTAAACAGTAATTTCCATTGATTCATATTCTGTTTTCTTGATAATTACGTTTTCTTCATATGCTTTGAAAACATTTGTCCGGAAAGAGATATCAGAGATCGTATCTATATCGTAATGCTCAAACAAATTAAATGAACGGATTACTTTATCACGAATATCAGTTGATTGTGTGATCTGAAGCATCTGCTCAGTTGCACTCTCGGTAGAGTAGGCAATAAGATTAGACGGGTAGACAACTGCTGTCGATTTAAACTTCGGTTTGATAAAGAAAGGAGAGGAGAAAATTACTGAAAGGACCAGACTGGCGATACCAACGATCAACAATTGTTTTTTCCAACGTACTATTAAATTTACTAATTCAATCGAATTGAAGAATGGATTGTTCATTTCTTTATGGGATACTTTATTGTTTGTTAATTCTTGATTTCCTGATAACGCTGTATGCTCATAATAGTAAGAAGGGCAATAAAAAATGCTCCTGCTGAAGTTGCAAGTATGATCAGCCAGCGGACAGGATATGATTTCCGCTCTGACTTTACAGCTTTATTTACAATGAACTGATGTGTTAACGACTGGTTGGCATCTAGCTTAAGTTTTTCATACTTATCTTTTAGTTTCGAAATTTCTGCTCTGTCATAACCAATCTGAGAGTTGAGAGAAATGCTTGCTCCCCCAAACTGCGTTATTTTATTGATCTGTGTTTGCAAACCTTTCATTTTAGCTTCTGCTCCTTTTATTCTTGCTTTTGTATTGACGATGATAGAATCATTTTGCTCATGATACTTATCAAGTACAGTTAGCATTGCACTTTCATTTTCAAAAACAGAAGCAGCTGACGTATAAGCTTCAGATAATATTTCAGCCTGTGAACCATAATCGATGATTCCCATTGTCCTTAATTGTTGAAGAGAATCTTCTTTTTGCTTCAGGTCCGATAACTTGCTATTATAAGAAGTTTCAATTATGTTTAATGCTTCTTGCGCACGTTCATGTTGAATTTTTGTTTTCATGGAGTCAAGCAAAGAAGAAATATCATTCGCTATGTCTGCTGCCATTTGTGGATCAGTATCCAGTACTTCTATTCTTACTGATAAAAATTCTGTTCTTGAAAAAGTAATATTGCTTTTGAATTCTTCATACAATCTGGACTGGGGGTAAGGGTCGTCAGCCTGGATTTTATAATGTTGAATCAGATTATATTTTTTAATGATAGTTTCCCGGATCTCATCCGAGTTTAAGATCTGTAGCATTTGTTCAGCCTGTTCTTCTTCACCATAAGCAAGGATGTCCTGTTTTTCTGAACTCGATTCTTCAAGTAACGCTTTGCTGATTGAATTTGTTGAAGAAGGAAAGAATACAACTGATGATTTAAATTTTGGCGTAACAAACCATGGCCCTGAAAAAACAGCAGACGCAATAGCCGCTATCATTACAGTAATGATCAGGGGCTTTTTCCACCGGATGAGCAGGATAAGTAAACTGGTGGATTCCAGATAGGCTGTATCCCGTGCTTTTTGAAACATTTGTTATATGGAAATTGAGGGCCTCAAAGGTAAAAAAGGAAATCAAAAGAAAAAACCTTTCCGAAGGGTTTAAGTTGTTGAATTGTAATTAAATATGTCATTTGAAGTTGAGAAAACTGTTGATGGTTTCCATTTGTCTTTCGTTTCTCGCCATTTGTCTTTCGTTTTTCTGTGCGAATTGCATTATCAGCACTATTAAAAGCCAATAGATCGCACTTAGTGGACTTTAAACAAGATAAAAGCTCTTAAATTGTGTTTGTGCAAAAAAATACACAAAGTGTGGTAAATTCTGAATGAAATGGCTGTTTAAGCAGGTAAATGTTAAAGGTTCATTTTTTTTAACTGTGATGATGACTAACTGCATCACTTATGAAAGCAAAAATTATAATTGTTCAGCTGCTTCTGCAATTGATAACAGGTGCGATTGCTTTAGGGCAAAGTTCAAATCAAATCATAATTCTTGGTGAAAATGATTTCTATGCATTAAAGGAAACGAACATTGTAGAAAAAGAAACTTCGGTTCAATCTATGAACCTTCTCGGAGGACCGTCAATTTTTATCGGTGCCCGGATAATGCCTACCATCACTTCATTTAATTTCAATAAGATCAATAATTCTACGGTTCAGACAACTGCTAAATTAAATTACGGTGTTGGTGCACTTTTAGGAATTCATTTTACAAGTCATATTGGAGTTCAAGGTGAGTTGATCTATTCTAGATATGCACAGAAATACAAAACTCAGGAATTTGAGAATGAGATCAAGTTAAGCTATATCAATGTTCCTGTTCTTTTATCATTTAATACGGGATCAAGTAGTCCGGTAAATTTAAATTTTGTTGTTGGTCCACAATGGGGTTTTAACGTAGGATCAAAACTTGAACTTGCAGGAAGTGGTAACGATTCTTTACAGGCACGACTTGCAGTAAAAAAATCAGATTTCGGAATTGCTTATGGTGCTGGATTTGATTTTGGCTTAGGGCAACTTGTCCGATTTGGTATTGGCTTCAGGGGAGTTTATGGACTTGTCGACATAAGTGATAACAATACATCAATGACTACGAATGAATATTTCATTCTTGACAAAACTCACATTAAAACATATTCGGCTTATGCCGGAGTAACATTTGGATTCTAAAATCAATCATATATGAAACAGTCAAAATTCAAGATCGCAATCGTATTAATCGTTGCGCAAAGTGTATTTATTTTTTCAGCCTGCAACTGGAATAAAACTCAGCGAGGAGCAGCAGTAGGAACCGGTGTTGGTGCTGCAGCAGGAGCTGCAATCGGTAGCAAATCAAATCATACTATTATGGGTGCCATTATAGGAGCAGCAGTAGGAGGAACTACAGGTGCTCTGATTGGAAATTACATGGATAAACAAGCAGAAGAATTGCAACGTGATCTGCAAGGTGCAAAAGTTGAAAGAGTAGGAGAAGGGATCAAAATTACATTTGATTCAGGATTATTATTCGGAGTTGATTCTTATACTTTGTCTGAAGCAAGTAAAACAAATCTAAATGACCTTGCTAAGACATTAAATAAATATGATGATACAAATATTCTCATTGAAGGACATACCGATGATACAGGTACCGACGAACACAATCAGACACTTTCAGAGAAACGTGCTGATGCTGTGAGTAATTATCTGAAAGCAAATGCTATTAGCGGCGGAAGAATTTCTACGAATGGATATGGAGAAAAACAGCCAATGGCTGAGAACACTTCTGAAGCAGGTCGTACACAAAACCGCAGAGTAGATGTTGCCATCTTTGCAAATAAGAAACTTAAAAAAGCTGCCGAAAAAGGTGAGATCGGTGCACTAAACACAAAATAAAAACTATGAAAAAAGCAGGTATCGTTCTGATCGTGATCGGAGCATTGATGGTGATCTTTACAGGATTTAACCTCATCACTAAAGAAAAAGTTGTAGACCTTGGTCCACTTGAAATTAACAAAGAAGAAAAAACTCCCATCCGCTGGTCGCCGATCGTTGGCGGTGTTTTAGTTGTTGCGGGAATTGCGATGGCGGCTTCGAATAAAAGTAATTTAAGTTCAAAGTTCAAAGTTCAAAGTTGGCTTTGTAGGTGACTACGAAGCCAACTTTGAACTTTGAACTTTGAACAATTTATTGAGAGTAATTACTCCTCTCCATACTTCAAAATATAATAAATATTCTTCACGCTGATCAAGTTCAACGCCAACGCCACAATAAAGCATGCTCCGGCGCCAATTGCGAAGCGGATCATCCAGAATAAATTCAGGTGGTAAGCAAAGTTGTTAATGAAAAAGCAAGCTGCTATGAAAACTGCAAGTGAAGTAATGAGTCTGAAATTTTTTCTGAAATTAAAAGCTTTGTTTGCCATGAAAATCTGAACAAGGGCAGTGAATGATTGTGTAGTGATAGATGAAATGGCTGCACCTACTGCTGAAAATTTCGGGATTAAAAT
Proteins encoded in this region:
- a CDS encoding DUF3352 domain-containing protein → MKRIVISSIIALVVLILAATGYYYSQKYAVLHSNPIDAIPTDAAWFLELKNPKSGVDQISKTDFFKTLSNDSSFGVIKKSIHWLDSVSKTDELSATIWNEQKLFISAHPVKATDFDLLYTCNLPRGKSANNLNTIIEDLTDKIYTKEERVYEDVRIHELTKNNESYFTYAISKGVFIFSRTSFLVEDAIRQLKSGVSFNKTKTFTKTGTKFGADESILLFVNHFGLHDMLTGYINSDRSGFMDAINNIGRWTRFSFKPESNSISFKGLSSSYDTTDLFSSLQNQSASNSICASVLPARTAVLIDFCVPNIEQTLNKLRANGHFFINQSSASNYIDSLNKKYNFNLGKLMTSWNKKEIALAITEPGSMDLVNNTYALIRTENTGDAIQSLEKIQIAVGKNKGNEKYRSHTISNFSLNSIVPLFYGNIFIDIEQSYYTTVRDFVVFANNPSILKSLIDDFEDKKLLENESDFISHKNNSILNGQLNVYFNFQRGTNILRSISNEDISMKLINDGIIKKSVQSLAISASAKNGMTSSTGRIDFSGKIKKEIHLLWSSQLDTTPATPPFVIVNGENKFIAIQDNELNLNFYNDAGRLLWKKRIGEKILSTIYFMDQYNNGECQMVFNTINKLYLIDTNGDSISNFPIRLPAAATNGCLLKDFDGHKKYEIYVACQNGSIYAYEISGKPLPQWNTRQATYGIDRDFIPFRFNNNDFIYAYGNNSQYIIDRKGKIVRLKSLDNPIAKSVVAYSDSGKKSTIFTTDISGKVYSINPANTTDLISLNLSENISDIIVIGNKLDDEIAFLISNKLYSYESGDLKFTSEINGAKDLKFVDQINFPGRAGIIDRSKNKFYLLSTEASIAEGYPIWGNSDFSLMTSDDNTAKSYIVISDSNGVLYVYSE
- a CDS encoding ribonuclease HII — its product is MLKQFHQKHLLETGCDEAGRGCLAGPVYAAAVILPIDFYHPLLNDSKQLTESQRNLLRPIIEKEAIDFAYAFATHEEVDRINILNASFLAMHRAVSKLKHPPEFLLIDGNRFKKYPNTEHACIIGGDGIYASIAAASILAKTYRDDYMNELHLSYPHYSWNTNKGYGTLTHRTAISEYGLSPFHRLTFRMLPTQLSLEFNNESL
- a CDS encoding glycosyltransferase family 4 protein; amino-acid sequence: MRIAVNTRMLLKGKMEGIGYFTYETMKRMVKNHPEHQFIFMFDRPFDESFVFSENVEPVVVSPPARHPLLWYWWYEHSLPSAFKKSKADLFIGTDGYLSVSSKVKTLSVFHDINFEHYPEDLPVFNRLFYKHYFPIYARNAARIAAVSGFTKNDVIEKYNIDPGKIDIVYNGVSDQFKQLSDTEILDIRNKFTQGQPYFLFVGSLHQRKNISNMLNAFDEFKKSKSLPVKMVLAGAKRWWTDEMETTLQKMENKPDVIFTGRVSFEELCRITAGALAMTYVSTFEGFGIPIVEAMRSGVPVITSNVTSMPEIAGNAALLCDPFSVKSISGAMIRIASDDQLRIKLIDAGLKRQADFSWDKTAKQLWDSVEKTIDSL
- a CDS encoding UDP-3-O-(3-hydroxymyristoyl)glucosamine N-acyltransferase, which gives rise to MKFDVPVKLEVLAKLTGSRVLGESQLLVSGINEIHKVESGDITFVDHPKYYDKALQSAASFVIINKEVNIPEGKGLLYAEDPFSAYVTIVKKFRTFEQSTSSISTTSEVGLGTIIQPGVFIGHHVKIGKNCLIHANVCIYDHTVIGDDVIIHSGSVIGSDAFYFKRRPEGYDKMVSCGRVIIGNKVEIGASCTIDKGVSGDTIIGEGTKMDNQVHVGHDTVIGKNCLFAAQVGIAGVVTIEDDVILWGQVGVQKDLTIGKGAVVLGQSGIPKSLEGGKTYFGSPTQEAREKMRELAFVKQLPELIEKLKK
- a CDS encoding PP2C family protein-serine/threonine phosphatase; protein product: MSVEKNISAVPSVQDVNAELQAKKLQLHWLLQITKAINYNFSTKQLFDVYEHVLRSQLKVEKLALLIHDQHWRCSLLYGTDKNFEDIDLTKIIGELNKLHNLEMEQELWISTFETILPVYHKDQLIAYALVGGLGNSVIPKRNELIPFIHTITNLIVVAIENNTIANEKIRQAGIRKELELAAQMQSLLFPTKLPRVKEYEVHATYLPHQEVGGDYYDFIPVSENEFIFCMADVSGKGIPAALLMSNFQANLHALLPHMDSLSELVSLLNAKVFQSAKGEKFITFFIGRYHALTSELHYVNAGHNPPFLIHEKVVYMLNEGSTGLGMFESLPFINSGKVFIPPNAMLHCYTDGVTDVENDAGMEFGMDRLRGFLTSKNQLHDMEELHRQLIASLSSFRQSKNYTDDITLLSCWFKNLST